The genomic DNA GAAGGGACGGCCCCCCAGGTCCATCACGCGGATGCGCAGCTCATGCATCAGCATCACGGAGGGGGTCGACTCGCCCCCCCTGGACAGACAGCCCTCGCCCGCGCCCACCGTCGACATCGCGGGGTCCAGGGCGAAGTTGCCGGACTCCGTGTCGCCACTGCTCACGCCCCCCGCGAGCGTCCGGAGCACCACGTAGCTCCCGCTCCCCCGGCAGGCGACGATGATGCGCTTGCCCTCGGGGAGATCCGTGCCGAACGTGTCCCCATCCAACAGGCTCACGCCGCCATTGACGTAGGTCCCCTTGCGCAGCCACGCCGGATCCCGGTAGCGCAGGGCCAGGTCATCCGTCACCGACTGGGGCACGCCCGCGCCGAACTCGAGCACCTGGTTGGACTTGGCGTTCGCGCCCAGCGCGGCGGTGTCGAAGTCGAACGCGAAACGTGGCTCCACGCCATAGCTGGCCATGCGCAAGCGCTGCTCGATGAACGACGTCGCCGTGCGCGCGCCTTCCACCGCCACCTTGATGCGCGACTCCGTCTGATAGGAGCCCTGCACCGCCAGCACCGTCAACGCCACGGCGCCCAGGATGATGGTCGTGGTGACCGAGCCCACCATGAGCTCGATCAACGTGAAGCCTCGCGGCGGCCTGCGGAAGCGCGGAGTCATGGACACCTTGTCAGATCTGCACACCGGTCGAGTTTCCGAATGAGCCCGAGTCGTAGAAGCCCAGGTGGTGGATCAAGAAGCGGCGCCGGCCCATCTCGGTCCACGACACCACGACCGACACCTGGTCCACCGTCACCAGGGACTGCTCGTCCGTGCGCGACACCCAGACGAGGATTCGGCGAAAGCGGCGCGCGTCCTCCTCGGGATAGCCGGGCAACAGCTTGTTGGCCGGGAGCGCGTCCCGCTCGGCGGCGTCCAGGTCGAAGATGCACCGCCGCCGCCAGGGCTCCGCGCCGGGCACCAGCGTCTCCAACCCGCCGGCGAGCGCCGTGACGCTCTCATCCGGCGCGCATTGCTCGGCGGTCAGGTATCCCCCCACGCCCCGCGTCTGACCCAACAGACGATCCGGGCCCATCATGTCCAGGGCCACGCGTGTCTGGGAGGCGATCCCCGAGGCATGCGTGGCCAGGTTCGCCATGGTGTTCTGCTGGCTGGCCAGGACGATGCCCTGGAACACCCCCACCAGACCGATGAGCAACACCACCGAGGCCACCATGCCCTCGATGAGGGACACGCCACGCCGAGCGGCCATGCGCCGGCGCGGAGGACGGAAAGAGCAGACCATGACAGGGGCTCCGGTTCGCATCAGGGAGAGAAGGAGGCCACGTAGCCAGAAGGGCCAGAGATGGCGAAGAGGTACTGGTGCTGGAGGTCCAGGCTGCTGAGGGCCAGCGCCTGGTTGGGAACGCTCTCGTATTGGCCCGCGCCATCCACGAAGCGCGCACTTCCATCCGGGCGGAAGACGATGGCCCCCCGCGGAGGCGCCCCCGAGCAGAATCCGCACGTCTCCACGCGCAAGTTCAAGAAGGGCGCCTTGTAGGGACCCACCACCCCGGGCGTCAGCGCCGAGAAGCGCACCTTCTTGCTGTAGTCCTCGAGGAAGTAGACCGCCGTCACGGTGTTGCGGACCTGGAGCGGCAGATCGAAGAGCAGCTGGGGCGACGGCACGAACCGGCTCGTGGTGTCCTCCACCATCAGGAAGGCCCCCTGCCCCGTCGTCATCGAGGCGCGTCCGGCCGTGGGATGGAAGACGATCCAGACCGGGTGGCCTCGCGACACCGCCTTGGCGCGCGCCGAGGACAACACCCCCTGCAGATCGAAGGCGGCGCTCTGCAGCGCCCCCCGGCGACCCACCGCGTCATAGGCCGCCATGGCGAGCCCCGCCAACACGCTGACGATGCCCAGCACGACCACCATCTCCAGCAGCGAGAAGCCCGCGCCCCGTCCCGCCCGCCTCGCTGGATTCGCCTGGCTTTTCAATCCGACAGTCCTGTTCAAGAAATCAGGGATCACACCCGGACCCGCCGTCCGCCGGGGAGCGCTCTGGCGCTCCGTCCCCATCACCGCTCCACTCTCCTGGTAAAAATCCCAGAAAAGTCCCACCTCGTCCATTATCGGGCCGACCCGCCGAGGGATGCTCGCTTCCCCGGCGGCCCTGGACGTGGGCTTCAACGTCCAGTGAGAGTGAAACTTTAAGAAACTGGGAGTCACGAACCGTCGCCAAGCAAATGCCAGGCCGCCTGCCAACCCCCTGGAATGAGGGAATGTCGGGAAGAGATCACCGCAGGTGTTGCGATGTAGAACCTCGCAAATTTTGCGAGGCTCGCAAAATGTAGTGACTCCGGATCACTCGGACAGCTCGGCCAGGATTTCCGAGAAAGCGGCGCGGGCGCGCACGAGCTCCCCGGGTTTGAAGCTGACGGCGGACACCACGGGGTGGCCTCCACCGCCATACCGCGAGGCGATGGCCGCCAGGTCGTGCCGCCGCTCCTGGGGACGCCACGGGTTGGAGCCCAGCGACACCTTGGCGCGCGAGGGTCCCTGCCCCACCCACAGGGTGTAGCGGGCCTCGGGGTAGAGGGCGTAGGCGATGAACTTGTTGAGGCTGTCCACCCCCTCGTCCGCGAGATCGAAGGAGACGACGCCCCGCTCGTACCGGGCATGGGTGCGCACCAGCTCGATGTGGCGCTGGTGGCGCGCGAGCAGCGGGGCCAGCGGCTCGGCGATGAGCGGGGAGGCGGCGATGGCCGCCAGCGGCTCCGTCTGCATCCGCTCGATGACCTGGGGGATGAGGCCCGGATCCTTGGTGGACTCCAGCACCGTCATGATGCGCAGGGCGGGCTCCTCCAACGCCACGGCCATCTGGGGCGAGGGAAAGAGCGCGCCGTCGATGATCTCCGCCCAATGCAGCAAGTCCGCCAGGGGCGAGGGATCCCACCCGAAGCGCTCGCGCGCCACGTCCGCCAGGTAGACGGTGCAGCTCTTGCGGTGGGCGTCATGGAACTTGCGCCCACTGGTGTCGGCGCGGAAATGGGCCTCGTCCCCGGGCTGCTGGAAGGCGGAGACGTGGTGGTCGAACCACCAGGTGAGCCGGGGATCCTGGCTGTAGCGGAAGTCGACGATGGCGTTCTCCTCCGCTCCGGAGAAGACGGAGGCATCGATCGGCGCGCCCCCCGCCGTGTGGGACAGCCCCCGGTAGCTGAAACGCGCGTCCGCGCGGACCCGCTCCCGGTAGAACCGGGTGAAGACCGCCGCGCTCGCGGCACCGTCGAAACAGTTGTCGTGGAAGAGGACCTGGACGTTCATGGGTCGCCCTTACCCCACGACCCTGGGGGGGTGTGTACGAAAAGACTCGACGAAACGAGCCATCCCGCCTCGAAAATTGAACGAAGTTTGGAATCCTGCCCCCCAGTGCCAGGGGAGTGGTGACTACAACCCCTTGGAATCTCGAAGAGGGCGGACGAGCAAGCCCCTGGCACGCCGCATGCAAAAACTTTCAGCGCATCCAGCGTCGATCACACGGTGGTGAAGGCGGGAGGAGATCATGGCCAGGACGACGACCCAGAAGCGCGGTTCGATTCAACGGCAGGGACGGCGCGTCATGCCGACGATGCGGCGCACGGCCCGCAAGGCGGCTCCGGCGCAGCTCACGCTGGGGGAGCTCATCGCGGCGGCCTACGACACGGCGGCCGGTGAGAAGCGCGAAGTGCTCAAGCTCGTCACCTCACCGCAGATGGCCCGTCTGTTGGGTCGGCGCATCGTGCTGGTGGATTGAGTTCCGCCCGACCCACCCGGCGGCCCGTCGTCAGGGCACGTCGCTGATGGAGATGTATTGATTCTGGGTGGGCTCGCCCGCCAGCAGCCTGCTGAAATCCCGGGCGTTGTTGGGATGCACGAGGAAGGTCCCCGCGGTCGACTCCAGTCGCACCGGCTCGGGCAGGATCTCCTCGTGGCTCCGCGCGCCCTGAGCGACGGACGCGCCCACGCTGGCGCCCGGTGACGTCGCGGTCGCACAGCCCGACAAGACCAGCACACAGCACACGGCGTGGAGTTTCATCCCAGGACCTCCCGAAGAGACATGGCCCGTGAACCGGCCAATGGGGGCGCCTGCGTACGTCGCTTTCGCTCGGGAGGCAAGTCCCCGAGCCCTCGCCTTTGTTCAGAAAGCACGACACCCGCGCCCCGGGAACCGGGACACGGGTGTCTGGCTCATTCCATGTGCGAGAGGACTAGCGCGGCTGCCAGCGCGGCCGGTGATCATCGCCGCGGTTCGTCTGGATGGAGCCCCAGGTGTGGGTCAGGACGGGCCCCTCCTTGAGGGTGATGGCATCCGTGCCCGCCGGGTTGAGCTTCTGCACCTGCAGCCTGGAGCCGGAGACGTAGGCGAGGAAGTAGCCGTCGGGCGAGAAGGACGGGAGGGTCGACTCGTTGGCGAACTCGATCTCGGTCCCCGGGGTCCCCGAGGCATCGATGGCTTGCACGAAGACGACATTGCCCTGCCTGCCACCGCAGTTGCTCCCGTTGCACAGCACGGCGGAGCCCGAGGTCGGCTTGTGGTAGTACACCCGGACGTAGGCGACATGCGTCCCGCTCGGCGACCAGGTGTGATTGGCGATGAACGACTTCACCTCGCCGCTCGCGTCGGTGGACTCGGTGCGCGCCAGGGCCACCTCCCGCACCGTGCTCGACGCGGGGTCGAAGCTGTAGAGGCCGGTCAGCGGAGTGGCCGAGCCGAAGTCCTCCGTGACGCCCTTCGCATCCAGGTAGATGAGCACGCCATTGGCCTTGTTGTGCAGCGGCTGCTCGCCCGTGGTGGGTGGACCCGAGATCGGGGCATCGCTCCCCGTGGTGATCGACCGGCTCTTCAACCCCTGGCCGTTGGCGCTGTACGCGAAGCTGTTGCCATCCGCCGCCCAGGACGGGAAGACACCGCTGGTGGTCGCGGACTGGACCGCGCCACCCGCGCCCGGAAGGTACGAGATGCCCGTGGTGGACGAGCCCGCCGTCTTGCCCCAGGCGATGTAGCTCGAGGGCTCCCACTCCATGTAGCGGAACTCGGAAGTGCCAGCGGCCGTGGCCGTGGTGAGCTCGGTCTGGTTGGCCGTCCCGAACGGAACGGGACGGCTCCAGAGCGCCACGGTGGTGTCGGCGGCCGTGTTCTCGAAGGCCACCGCGGTGCCCTCCTTGTTCCAGCGGGGGAAGCGGCTCGTGCCCGTGGTGTCCTGGCTCAAGGCCTCCGCCGCGCCCGGGGCGGCCGCCGCTCCAGGCGTCTTGTAATGAACGACCACGGCACGATCCGTGGTCGTCGTGCCACTGACCCGCTCCGTCACCGCCAGGCGCAACGGCTGGCACTTCTGGGCCTCGCAGAACAGACCCGCCATGCAGCTCGCCGAGGTCGTGCAGTCACCCCCCTCGGAGATCGTCATGTCCTCTGGAGGCGGAGTTCCCGCGTCCTCCTCGCCCCCCGTTCCGGAGTCCGGCGTCCCCGCGTCAGGCTCCGGGGTGGGCGTTCCGGAGTCCGGCGTCGAAGTCGAGACATCCTCGGCCACGCACTTGTTCGAGCGGCAGACCCAGGTCTTGCCCTCGCCAGCGCTCCCCTTGTTGTTGTTACAATCGTAACGATCGACACACTCCTCGGCACAGCCAGTCGCCACCATCATCAGCGCGCCCATGAGCGCAGCCACGACACCCCGATTGGTCATATGCACCCTCCAAAAGCCGCCGCGTGGCTATAGGGCACTTTGAAAGCCGGGGCCGGGGCATTGCGCTTCGAGCCATCCCCCGGTGTCTCGGGATGAACGACAACTCCACGCCTTCCTCATGAACCTTTCCAATGATTGACACCCACTGCCATCTCGACGCGTCGCGTTTCGATCCGGATCGCGAGGACGTGCTCGCCCGCGCCTGGGCCGCTGGACTGCACGGCATCCTCGTGCCGGGTGTGGGACCGGACAATTGGGAGCCCTTGTGTGCCCTGTCCCGTGCCGACCCCCGGCTCCAGGTGGGACTCGGCATCCATCCCCAGATGCTGCCCCACCTCCCGCCCGAGGAGGACGAGGAGCACCTGGAGCGCCTGGACGCGATGCTCGCGCGCGGAGGGGTCATCGCCGTGGGCGAGTGTGGACTGGACGGCCCCTCGGCCGAGGGCGCTCCCATGGAGCGCCAGGTGGCGGTGCTGCGGCGGCACCTGGAGCTCGCGCGCAAGCATGACCTGCCCGTGCTGATGCACTGCTTTCGCGCGCACCCCGCCCTCATCGAGCTGCTCAAGCGCGAGCCCCTGCCCGAGGCGGGCGTGCTGATGCACAGCTACGGCGGAGGCGTGGACCTGGCGCGCTTCTACATCCAGAAGGGCTGCCACTTCTCCTTCGCGGGCCCAGTCACCTGGGCCGAGGCACGCAAGCCCCTGGACGCCCTGCGCGTGATCCCCCCCGAGCGGCTCATGGTGGAGACGGATGCCCCGGATCAAGCCCCCACGCCCCACCGGGGCCAGCGCTCGGAGCCGGGCTACCTGCCCCGGGTCATCGAGGGCATGGCCCGCACCCTGGGAGAACCCGTGGAGGTGCTCGCCCAGCGGACGACCGAGAACGCCCGCCGCTTCTTCCGGGAAGCATTCCCCACCCCTTCGCGGTAGGGAGGCGGTCGCGTTATAGAGGTCCCCCATGGAACCGCAGCCCCCCGCTCCCGAGACCCTTCCCTCCCCCGTGGCGCCGCCCGCGGCGCCCGAGCCCAAGCCCTTCAAGCTGCACCGGCGCTTCGACCGGACCGGCCGCCTGCTCGGAGACCCGGCCATGGAGCGCCTGTCGTCGGCGCGCGTGGTGGTGTTCGGCATGGGGGGGGTGGGCAGCTACGCCGCCGAGGGCATCGTGCGCAGCGGCGTGGGCCACCTCACGCTGGTGGACTTCGACACCGTGTGCGTCACCAACTCCAACCGCCAGCTCCACGCCACCGTGAAGACGGTGGGCAAGCCCAAGGCGGAGTTGATGGCCCAGCGCTGCCGGGAGATCAACCCCGAGGCCCAGGTCCAGGCCCTGTGCGAGTTCTACCGCGATGAACTGGCCGACCAGCTCCTGGCGCCGGGCAGCTACGACTACGTGGTGGACGCCATCGACAACGTGAAGGCGAAGCTGCACCTGTTGCACCGCTGCGTGAGCCTCGGCATCCCCGTGGTGAGCTCCATGGGCGCCGCGGGCCGGTTGGATCCCACGGCCATCCGCGTGGAGGACCTGTGCGAGACGCACATGGATCCCTTCGCCAAGGACATCCGCAAGCTGCTCAAGCGCAAGTACAACGTGAACACCGATCGGCCCACGGGCATCACCGCCGTCTACTCCATCGAGACGCGGCGCCAGCCCCTGTCCCTGCGCTACGACGCGGACGACGGCTTCACCTGCGTGTGCCCCAACGACAACGACTTCCACACTTGTGAGAAGCGCACGCAGATCGACGGCAGCGTGGCCTTCGTCACCTCCGTGTTCGGCATGAACGCGGCGGGCGTGGTGGTTCGCCGACTGTCGGTAGCTCGCTAGCGGCCACCCACGGCAGTAGACATCCGCGCGAGCCGTAGTAGACCCCTCCTGAAGCATCCGGTTCACCACCACGGGCCCGATCCAGGAGGGGCATCATCGTCACCGAACTCGCCATCATCCTGTTGCTCGTCTTCGCCAACGGCATCTTCGCGGG from Melittangium boletus DSM 14713 includes the following:
- a CDS encoding PilW family protein — its product is MTPRFRRPPRGFTLIELMVGSVTTTIILGAVALTVLAVQGSYQTESRIKVAVEGARTATSFIEQRLRMASYGVEPRFAFDFDTAALGANAKSNQVLEFGAGVPQSVTDDLALRYRDPAWLRKGTYVNGGVSLLDGDTFGTDLPEGKRIIVACRGSGSYVVLRTLAGGVSSGDTESGNFALDPAMSTVGAGEGCLSRGGESTPSVMLMHELRIRVMDLGGRPFLMAFSRLNDLDTEDAVPLAADVESFQVAYVMNRPPPGSAHAAAPAVDVSSNPVNWVLGDVGSVDAERTPDPTASPVPRFSTSYDDASRYNAHPANIRAVRVSITVRSTDAEPNGRRAFPRMNVEDSTEQAAADGYYRTTMTTTVRVPNMLSRSDFIPEVGNAYTTGNAWGG
- a CDS encoding type IV pilus modification PilV family protein; translation: MVCSFRPPRRRMAARRGVSLIEGMVASVVLLIGLVGVFQGIVLASQQNTMANLATHASGIASQTRVALDMMGPDRLLGQTRGVGGYLTAEQCAPDESVTALAGGLETLVPGAEPWRRRCIFDLDAAERDALPANKLLPGYPEEDARRFRRILVWVSRTDEQSLVTVDQVSVVVSWTEMGRRRFLIHHLGFYDSGSFGNSTGVQI
- a CDS encoding pilus assembly FimT family protein, which encodes MKSQANPARRAGRGAGFSLLEMVVVLGIVSVLAGLAMAAYDAVGRRGALQSAAFDLQGVLSSARAKAVSRGHPVWIVFHPTAGRASMTTGQGAFLMVEDTTSRFVPSPQLLFDLPLQVRNTVTAVYFLEDYSKKVRFSALTPGVVGPYKAPFLNLRVETCGFCSGAPPRGAIVFRPDGSARFVDGAGQYESVPNQALALSSLDLQHQYLFAISGPSGYVASFSP
- a CDS encoding PD40 domain-containing protein; translated protein: MTNRGVVAALMGALMMVATGCAEECVDRYDCNNNKGSAGEGKTWVCRSNKCVAEDVSTSTPDSGTPTPEPDAGTPDSGTGGEEDAGTPPPEDMTISEGGDCTTSASCMAGLFCEAQKCQPLRLAVTERVSGTTTTDRAVVVHYKTPGAAAAPGAAEALSQDTTGTSRFPRWNKEGTAVAFENTAADTTVALWSRPVPFGTANQTELTTATAAGTSEFRYMEWEPSSYIAWGKTAGSSTTGISYLPGAGGAVQSATTSGVFPSWAADGNSFAYSANGQGLKSRSITTGSDAPISGPPTTGEQPLHNKANGVLIYLDAKGVTEDFGSATPLTGLYSFDPASSTVREVALARTESTDASGEVKSFIANHTWSPSGTHVAYVRVYYHKPTSGSAVLCNGSNCGGRQGNVVFVQAIDASGTPGTEIEFANESTLPSFSPDGYFLAYVSGSRLQVQKLNPAGTDAITLKEGPVLTHTWGSIQTNRGDDHRPRWQPR
- a CDS encoding TatD family hydrolase, which gives rise to MIDTHCHLDASRFDPDREDVLARAWAAGLHGILVPGVGPDNWEPLCALSRADPRLQVGLGIHPQMLPHLPPEEDEEHLERLDAMLARGGVIAVGECGLDGPSAEGAPMERQVAVLRRHLELARKHDLPVLMHCFRAHPALIELLKREPLPEAGVLMHSYGGGVDLARFYIQKGCHFSFAGPVTWAEARKPLDALRVIPPERLMVETDAPDQAPTPHRGQRSEPGYLPRVIEGMARTLGEPVEVLAQRTTENARRFFREAFPTPSR
- a CDS encoding tRNA threonylcarbamoyladenosine dehydratase, translating into MEPQPPAPETLPSPVAPPAAPEPKPFKLHRRFDRTGRLLGDPAMERLSSARVVVFGMGGVGSYAAEGIVRSGVGHLTLVDFDTVCVTNSNRQLHATVKTVGKPKAELMAQRCREINPEAQVQALCEFYRDELADQLLAPGSYDYVVDAIDNVKAKLHLLHRCVSLGIPVVSSMGAAGRLDPTAIRVEDLCETHMDPFAKDIRKLLKRKYNVNTDRPTGITAVYSIETRRQPLSLRYDADDGFTCVCPNDNDFHTCEKRTQIDGSVAFVTSVFGMNAAGVVVRRLSVAR